From Ignavibacteriota bacterium, the proteins below share one genomic window:
- a CDS encoding DNA primase, whose amino-acid sequence MRFAPDKIEEIRIATDIIELIGAHVQLKRRGKNYTGLCPFHVEKTPSFSVSSEKQMFYCFGCGKGGNAFSFMMEYEKVSFQEAVRALAEKAGIALPVYESEQEAQANQFEELYLVCQKSARFFYQNLTETVEGKFALEYFRHRGFRDETIRQFGLGYSMNTWDSLIKFAEKENISTDMLHQAGLVRKRDDGSFYDYYRGRAMFPIFSPTGRVIGFGARKMYEDDAIAGKYINSPETQIYNKSRVLYGLFQAKDALREHDNAILVEGYADLITSFQAGVKNVVASSGTALTPEQIHLLSRYAKKVTIVYDADSAGSNAALRGVDIILERGMDVRVASLPEGDDPDSFVKKQGGEAFQELLDESVSFIDFMAQSFERKGLFDSPEGQTQAVRTIVQSIAKIKDELKRDFFIKNLAEKYRLYETTLYRELEKSLVEEQKRSRVVAEYDKTTTTFSQPAIQPNSVKSQELIIPNNEKELTRAMLEGGETVTRFVFEHLTLDEFLHPKTRAIAQHLLSVMEEGRTIEPSSFINELEDEQLKQFVTTIVFSKYHISKRWEESGANLEQGEPMKIAVDAIIQMKKQQIEKLIEQNQQELRQVAQRGDDVVPYLERNKELIEAKRNLESNGLVERKAFE is encoded by the coding sequence TGTGGAAAAGGAGGCAACGCATTTTCCTTCATGATGGAATACGAAAAGGTGTCGTTTCAGGAAGCGGTGCGTGCGTTGGCGGAGAAAGCGGGCATCGCTCTTCCCGTGTATGAATCAGAACAGGAAGCGCAAGCAAATCAATTCGAGGAACTCTACCTCGTTTGTCAGAAGTCGGCGAGATTTTTCTATCAAAACTTAACCGAAACGGTGGAAGGGAAATTCGCTCTTGAATATTTCCGTCACCGGGGATTTCGGGATGAAACGATTCGTCAGTTCGGACTTGGTTATTCGATGAATACGTGGGACAGTCTTATCAAGTTTGCTGAGAAGGAAAACATCTCAACTGATATGTTGCATCAAGCCGGACTTGTGCGAAAGCGGGACGATGGTTCGTTCTATGATTATTATCGCGGGCGTGCGATGTTCCCGATTTTTTCTCCGACAGGACGTGTGATTGGTTTCGGCGCGAGAAAGATGTATGAGGATGATGCGATTGCAGGAAAATATATCAACTCGCCTGAGACACAAATTTACAACAAAAGCAGAGTTCTCTATGGACTTTTTCAAGCGAAGGATGCGTTACGTGAACATGACAATGCAATCTTGGTTGAGGGCTACGCTGACCTGATTACATCGTTTCAAGCCGGCGTAAAAAATGTTGTCGCATCAAGCGGAACAGCGCTGACGCCGGAACAAATTCATTTGCTCAGTCGCTACGCGAAGAAAGTAACGATTGTGTATGACGCCGATTCTGCCGGCTCGAATGCCGCACTGCGCGGTGTTGATATTATTCTCGAACGTGGAATGGATGTTCGCGTTGCATCGCTTCCCGAAGGAGATGACCCGGACAGTTTTGTGAAGAAACAAGGTGGCGAAGCATTTCAGGAATTGCTCGATGAATCGGTTTCGTTCATTGATTTCATGGCGCAATCGTTCGAGCGGAAGGGATTGTTTGATTCGCCGGAAGGACAAACGCAGGCAGTCCGTACGATTGTACAATCAATTGCAAAAATCAAAGACGAACTGAAGCGTGATTTCTTCATTAAAAATCTTGCAGAAAAATATCGTCTGTACGAGACGACGTTGTATCGTGAGTTGGAGAAATCTCTTGTAGAAGAACAGAAGCGTTCGCGAGTTGTTGCAGAATATGATAAGACCACAACAACATTCTCCCAACCTGCGATTCAACCGAATTCTGTCAAGTCTCAAGAATTAATCATCCCGAACAATGAGAAAGAGTTAACACGAGCAATGTTGGAGGGGGGCGAAACAGTTACCCGATTTGTGTTTGAACATCTTACTCTCGACGAATTTTTACATCCGAAGACACGGGCGATTGCACAACATCTTCTTTCCGTTATGGAAGAAGGTCGCACTATCGAGCCGTCATCGTTCATTAATGAATTGGAAGATGAACAACTCAAACAGTTTGTGACAACGATTGTCTTTTCAAAATACCACATCAGCAAGCGATGGGAAGAATCGGGCGCAAACTTAGAGCAAGGCGAGCCGATGAAAATCGCTGTTGATGCAATCATCCAAATGAAAAAACAACAGATTGAAAAACTCATCGAACAGAATCAACAGGAACTCAGACAAGTAGCGCAACGAGGTGACGATGTTGTTCCGTACCTCGAACGAAATAAGGAATTGATTGAGGCGAAGCGGAACTTGGAATCGAACGGATTGGTGGAGAGAAAGGCGTTTGAATAG